One genomic region from Pantanalinema sp. encodes:
- a CDS encoding BolA family protein has protein sequence MITPEHLTQYIRQAMPDAEVTVTDKTGTSDHFILRIVSDAFEGKNPLDRQRLVYQVLSDPMSDGRIHALEIRTETKS, from the coding sequence ATGATCACCCCCGAGCACCTGACCCAGTACATCCGCCAGGCCATGCCCGACGCCGAGGTGACGGTGACCGACAAGACGGGCACCTCGGACCACTTCATCCTGCGGATCGTCTCCGATGCCTTCGAGGGCAAGAACCCGCTGGACCGCCAGCGCCTTGTCTACCAGGTCCTGAGCGACCCCATGAGCGACGGGCGCATCCATGCCCTCGAGATCCGCACCGAGACCAAGTCCTGA
- a CDS encoding glutaredoxin domain-containing protein: protein MSELFKMADTAVEEEVRREIQEHKILVYGKGTKTMPMCGFTRETVQFFDRYGYAYEVIDVLSNPAKREVLSRMTNWPTLPKVFINGEFYGDTDILDPMAEKGEIEPLLKKAFEQA, encoded by the coding sequence ATGAGCGAGCTGTTCAAGATGGCCGACACGGCCGTCGAAGAGGAAGTCCGCCGCGAGATCCAGGAGCACAAGATCCTGGTCTACGGCAAGGGTACCAAGACGATGCCCATGTGCGGGTTCACCCGCGAGACCGTGCAGTTCTTCGATCGGTACGGCTACGCCTACGAGGTGATCGACGTCCTGAGCAACCCGGCGAAGCGCGAGGTCCTCAGCCGCATGACCAACTGGCCCACCCTGCCCAAGGTCTTCATCAACGGCGAGTTCTACGGCGACACCGACATCCTCGATCCCATGGCCGAGAAGGGCGAGATCGAGCCGCTGCTCAAGAAGGCATTCGAACAAGCCTAG
- the mbhE gene encoding hydrogen gas-evolving membrane-bound hydrogenase subunit E produces MSNVLVIAIILPWLFAALLALLPKGLERWASRAALGGSLLTALSLTLAWRDLSPGAHLVTVAELDWLSVPGGRLSVAYDGLSFLFLMLTAWIAVVVVLFSGAYLPHAQHAEHGDRSESSYYALLSAFTGCMFGLLLSGHLLGFYVFWELTSLASFLLIGFWHHEARAREGALRSLGMTTAGGVMMLVGFVGLGLSVGAWGFGELLAAGRVGPHTPSLAVWAALIAAGALAKSAQVPFSSWLPGAMAAPTPVSAYLHSAALIASGIYLLARFFPLLSGTPTWHWLLIASGLVGGLLGGLIALRQDELKAMLAYSTVSQYAFIVLAFGLGTQAGAQAGLYAFFIHAFIKAGLFLLSGAVTHLTGEKRFEALGGLAHRQPVLAVLAVVLALSLGGVPIFGGFYYKEELLHAALENDAWLLLGALLAGGGLTFLYMMRFFNEIFRGDLPAPLHVERLPLRMTFAIALLAGVSLAAGLAPNWMNHALLDPAIESVLRHPAPFSVELKFSGLLLLSLVVLACVAGLWALWRRGVLPEEWLCRLPSRFAFGGKHMLGWYSAASETLLGLHDGNLRHYLRWELSAAALLTVGCWWGISWGTLPVPARFDLAVTLMLAVVLLAAAATIWLRFHVLAVIALTISGYALAVVFALMHAPDVALAQVLVETLATFSIVVALNQSRQINPQQTRILTAGRRDWGRWAISMGVGAIIGWLTYWVGGRAPHSSMGERYAADGHALSGMWDLVTAILTDFRALDTAIEILVFAAAALAVVALFRRREESHE; encoded by the coding sequence GTGTCGAACGTGCTGGTCATCGCCATCATCCTGCCGTGGCTGTTCGCGGCGCTGCTGGCGCTCCTGCCCAAGGGCCTGGAGCGCTGGGCCAGCCGCGCGGCCCTCGGGGGCAGCCTCTTGACGGCGCTGAGCCTGACGCTCGCCTGGCGAGACCTCTCTCCCGGCGCGCACCTGGTCACCGTCGCCGAGCTCGATTGGCTGAGCGTCCCGGGCGGTCGCCTCTCGGTGGCCTACGACGGCCTCTCCTTCCTCTTCCTCATGCTGACGGCCTGGATCGCCGTGGTGGTGGTCCTGTTCTCAGGGGCATACCTGCCCCATGCCCAGCATGCCGAGCACGGCGATCGCAGCGAGTCGAGCTACTACGCCCTGCTTAGCGCCTTCACGGGCTGCATGTTCGGCCTCCTGCTCTCGGGGCACCTGCTCGGGTTCTACGTCTTCTGGGAGCTGACGAGCCTCGCCTCCTTCCTGCTCATCGGCTTCTGGCATCACGAGGCCCGCGCGCGCGAGGGCGCCCTGCGCAGCCTGGGAATGACCACCGCCGGCGGCGTCATGATGCTGGTCGGGTTCGTCGGGCTCGGGCTGAGCGTCGGGGCGTGGGGCTTCGGCGAGCTGCTCGCTGCGGGCCGGGTCGGGCCGCACACCCCGTCCCTCGCCGTGTGGGCTGCCCTCATCGCGGCCGGGGCCCTCGCCAAGAGCGCCCAGGTCCCCTTCTCCAGCTGGCTGCCCGGAGCCATGGCGGCGCCGACGCCGGTGAGCGCCTACCTTCACTCCGCTGCGCTGATCGCCTCGGGGATCTATCTACTGGCGCGCTTCTTCCCGCTCTTGAGCGGCACGCCCACCTGGCACTGGCTGCTCATCGCCTCGGGCCTGGTGGGTGGGCTGTTGGGGGGGCTCATCGCCCTGCGGCAGGACGAGCTCAAGGCCATGCTGGCCTACTCCACCGTCAGCCAGTACGCCTTCATCGTCCTGGCCTTCGGGCTCGGCACCCAGGCAGGGGCGCAGGCGGGGCTCTACGCCTTCTTCATCCACGCGTTCATCAAGGCGGGCCTGTTCCTGCTCAGCGGGGCGGTGACGCACCTGACCGGCGAGAAGCGCTTCGAGGCGCTCGGCGGCCTGGCCCATCGTCAACCCGTGCTCGCTGTCCTGGCCGTCGTCCTGGCCCTGTCCCTCGGGGGGGTGCCCATCTTCGGCGGCTTCTACTACAAGGAGGAGCTGCTCCACGCGGCCCTCGAGAACGACGCCTGGCTCCTGCTCGGGGCCCTGCTCGCCGGAGGGGGGCTCACCTTCCTCTACATGATGCGCTTCTTCAACGAGATCTTCCGGGGCGATCTGCCGGCTCCGCTCCACGTGGAGCGCCTTCCGCTGCGCATGACCTTCGCGATAGCCCTGCTCGCCGGGGTCTCGCTGGCCGCGGGCCTGGCTCCCAACTGGATGAACCATGCCCTGCTGGACCCTGCGATCGAGAGCGTCCTGCGCCACCCCGCGCCCTTCAGCGTCGAGCTGAAGTTCAGTGGCCTGCTGCTGCTCAGCCTCGTGGTCCTGGCCTGCGTGGCGGGCCTCTGGGCCCTATGGCGGCGCGGGGTGCTGCCGGAGGAGTGGCTGTGCCGGCTCCCCAGTCGCTTCGCCTTCGGCGGCAAGCACATGCTCGGGTGGTACTCCGCCGCCTCCGAGACCCTGCTCGGCCTTCACGACGGCAACCTCAGGCACTACCTGCGCTGGGAGCTGAGCGCGGCCGCCCTGCTCACGGTCGGCTGCTGGTGGGGGATCTCGTGGGGGACGCTCCCGGTGCCCGCGCGCTTCGATCTCGCCGTCACCCTCATGCTCGCGGTCGTGCTGCTGGCCGCGGCAGCGACCATCTGGCTGCGCTTCCACGTGCTCGCCGTCATCGCGCTGACCATCTCGGGCTACGCGCTCGCGGTGGTCTTCGCCCTCATGCACGCGCCCGACGTGGCTCTGGCGCAGGTGCTGGTCGAGACCCTCGCGACCTTCTCGATCGTGGTGGCCCTGAACCAGAGCCGGCAGATCAATCCGCAGCAGACCCGGATCCTGACGGCGGGCCGCCGTGACTGGGGGCGATGGGCCATCTCCATGGGGGTGGGCGCCATCATCGGCTGGCTCACCTACTGGGTGGGAGGGCGCGCCCCCCACTCCTCGATGGGCGAGCGCTATGCGGCCGATGGTCACGCGCTGAGCGGGATGTGGGATCTCGTGACGGCGATCCTGACCGACTTCAGGGCGCTCGACACGGCGATCGAGATCCTGGTCTTCGCCGCGGCGGCCCTCGCGGTGGTGGCTCTCTTCCGGCGTCGGGAGGAATCCCATGAATAA
- a CDS encoding MnhB domain-containing protein has protein sequence MNNPLVRFVAALVFGVTWVIAWQEILYASELPGEGFTASILLLLVVLLQYAVMGRAEAARRLPPPVFARAMTAGCLLLLVLVAVPLAWGGSALEVFKIPLGPYALSSTTLFDLALFLTVSGSMLAAFCGVTENEV, from the coding sequence ATGAATAATCCCCTCGTGCGCTTCGTTGCGGCTCTGGTGTTCGGGGTGACCTGGGTGATTGCCTGGCAGGAGATCCTCTATGCAAGCGAGCTGCCCGGCGAGGGTTTCACCGCCTCCATCCTCCTGCTCCTGGTGGTCCTTCTCCAGTACGCGGTCATGGGGCGCGCCGAGGCCGCCCGCCGCTTGCCGCCACCGGTCTTCGCCCGTGCCATGACCGCGGGATGCCTCCTGTTGCTCGTCCTGGTTGCTGTGCCGCTGGCGTGGGGCGGATCGGCCCTCGAGGTCTTCAAGATCCCGCTCGGGCCCTACGCCCTCTCGAGCACCACCCTCTTCGATCTGGCCCTCTTCCTCACGGTGAGCGGGTCCATGCTCGCGGCCTTCTGCGGCGTCACGGAGAACGAGGTATGA
- a CDS encoding sodium:proton antiporter — protein sequence MTAVYAVAVGLLFTIGCYQLLGRDLLRIAFGIYMAFNGVNLLIMALGTVPTGAAPFAQLRGPYVDPLVQAMVLTAIVIGFGLATFLLILAARLAQARNTLDAEAMRRWRR from the coding sequence ATGACGGCCGTCTACGCGGTGGCCGTCGGCCTGCTTTTCACCATCGGCTGCTACCAGCTGCTCGGCAGGGATCTGCTGCGCATCGCCTTCGGGATATACATGGCCTTCAACGGTGTCAACCTGCTCATCATGGCGCTCGGAACCGTGCCGACGGGGGCCGCCCCCTTCGCCCAGCTCCGCGGCCCCTACGTGGATCCGCTGGTCCAGGCGATGGTCCTGACGGCGATCGTCATCGGGTTCGGGCTCGCCACCTTCCTGCTGATCCTGGCGGCACGCCTCGCCCAGGCGCGCAACACCCTGGACGCCGAGGCCATGCGACGGTGGCGGCGATGA
- a CDS encoding proton-conducting transporter membrane subunit, protein MSLAWLLITPLAAFVAVLSARSRPRMQALVIMAMALCSCILSAALFAAGPAPLTYAPGGWGEPLGILLRADPLSRLMLLLTGVLFSAGAACHLGQTWQGGAPTGRPVYHMAFPLLLLALNCLFMTADFFNFYVCFELVAVSSYLLVAMGKHAPFEAAWKYSAQSVIGSICLLTAICLLYSWTGALSMADVTARLETPARWAAPLLLVAFLLKGAIFPFHFWQPDAHAAATTPGSVLLAGLLVKVGLYGLLRFWPLLLGASLEKAFLVIGAASILFGAIAAWRQSDAKRLLGFSTVSQLGFVLLGLGMGSPGALGAAVFFLVAHSLAKSLLFLATGSVTDRVGQTAFAELEGAGRGMPMASAGYLIGALSLVGMPLTAGFVGKIGLLAEGARLALWPWVGLLALASVMTLGYCVRAYQCLFWGPAHARPLAGRANLGSSGAIAALSLVVLLIGVAPAPLWEWSLASADALIAARLERGAR, encoded by the coding sequence ATGAGCCTCGCGTGGCTGCTCATCACCCCTCTGGCGGCTTTCGTGGCCGTGCTCTCGGCGCGGAGCCGGCCTCGCATGCAGGCGCTCGTCATCATGGCCATGGCCCTTTGCTCCTGCATCTTGAGCGCGGCCCTTTTCGCGGCGGGGCCCGCACCGCTCACCTACGCCCCTGGCGGCTGGGGGGAGCCGCTCGGGATCCTGCTGCGCGCCGACCCCCTCAGCCGTCTGATGTTGCTGCTGACGGGCGTCCTCTTCAGCGCGGGAGCTGCCTGCCATCTGGGCCAGACGTGGCAAGGGGGGGCACCCACCGGGCGTCCCGTCTACCACATGGCCTTCCCCTTGCTGCTGCTCGCCCTCAACTGCCTGTTCATGACGGCCGACTTCTTCAACTTCTACGTCTGCTTCGAGCTGGTCGCCGTCTCCTCGTACCTCCTCGTCGCGATGGGCAAGCATGCGCCTTTCGAGGCCGCCTGGAAGTACTCGGCCCAGAGCGTGATCGGATCCATTTGCCTGCTCACCGCCATTTGTCTGCTCTACAGCTGGACGGGGGCTCTGAGCATGGCCGACGTGACGGCGCGCCTCGAAACCCCCGCCCGCTGGGCAGCGCCGCTTCTTCTGGTGGCCTTCCTGCTCAAGGGCGCGATCTTCCCGTTCCACTTCTGGCAGCCGGACGCCCACGCGGCGGCGACCACGCCGGGCAGCGTCCTGCTGGCGGGCCTGCTCGTCAAGGTGGGATTGTACGGCCTCTTGCGCTTCTGGCCCCTGCTCCTGGGCGCAAGCCTGGAGAAGGCCTTTCTCGTCATCGGGGCCGCCTCGATCCTGTTCGGGGCGATCGCCGCCTGGCGCCAGAGCGATGCCAAGCGCCTCCTGGGTTTCTCCACGGTGAGCCAGCTGGGCTTCGTCCTGCTGGGGCTCGGGATGGGAAGTCCCGGGGCGCTGGGGGCGGCCGTCTTCTTCCTGGTCGCCCACTCGCTTGCCAAGTCCCTGCTTTTCCTTGCCACCGGCAGCGTCACCGACCGGGTGGGCCAGACCGCCTTCGCCGAGCTCGAGGGAGCCGGCAGGGGAATGCCCATGGCCTCGGCGGGCTACCTGATCGGTGCGCTCTCGCTTGTGGGGATGCCGCTCACCGCGGGCTTCGTGGGGAAGATAGGCCTGCTCGCGGAAGGGGCCCGGCTCGCCCTGTGGCCGTGGGTGGGACTCCTGGCGCTGGCGAGCGTGATGACGCTCGGGTACTGCGTGCGGGCGTACCAGTGCCTGTTCTGGGGACCGGCGCACGCGAGGCCCCTGGCGGGTCGGGCGAACCTCGGTTCGTCCGGTGCGATCGCGGCCCTGTCGCTCGTGGTGCTGCTGATCGGGGTGGCCCCTGCTCCTCTCTGGGAGTGGAGCCTCGCGAGCGCCGATGCCCTGATCGCCGCGCGGCTCGAGCGGGGGGCGCGATGA
- a CDS encoding Na+/H+ antiporter subunit E encodes MNVAFLLFSSAALLVWFALIGRADVPEWCLGAPVVLSAWGITQRLVDAPLRLAPSRALPWLRGAVGYLLGFVAPEIPRATLRVFAKVVRPRQDVQSAIIAVRLPEASRAALILLAYGISLTPGQLIVDIDSEAHVLYVHILDAADPEAARQEILALYARYLKEVI; translated from the coding sequence ATGAACGTCGCCTTCCTGCTGTTTTCGAGCGCAGCCTTGCTGGTCTGGTTTGCCCTGATCGGCCGCGCCGACGTGCCGGAGTGGTGCCTGGGCGCACCTGTCGTGCTGAGCGCCTGGGGCATCACGCAGCGCCTCGTGGATGCGCCGCTGCGCCTTGCGCCTTCACGCGCGCTGCCCTGGCTTCGAGGGGCGGTCGGTTACCTCTTGGGCTTCGTGGCCCCCGAGATCCCGCGGGCCACCTTGCGGGTTTTCGCCAAGGTCGTGCGGCCTCGGCAGGACGTCCAGTCCGCGATCATCGCCGTCCGGCTCCCCGAGGCGTCGCGCGCGGCCCTCATCTTGCTCGCCTACGGGATCTCCCTGACACCCGGTCAGTTGATCGTGGACATCGACTCCGAGGCGCACGTCCTCTACGTCCACATCCTGGATGCCGCGGACCCTGAGGCGGCACGCCAGGAGATCCTCGCCCTTTACGCGCGCTACCTCAAGGAGGTCATCTGA
- a CDS encoding monovalent cation/H+ antiporter complex subunit F — MLNAVLIAALSFLVLLAFATTWRVVTGPTIPDRLLAGDLTVAILTFVLAIAAILGGSELYLDAALVAAFLAFTSTIVLTQFIAGGKVFDA, encoded by the coding sequence ATGCTGAACGCGGTGCTGATCGCGGCGCTTTCCTTCCTGGTCCTTCTCGCGTTCGCCACCACGTGGCGGGTCGTCACCGGCCCCACGATCCCGGACCGGCTGCTGGCGGGCGACCTCACGGTGGCGATCCTGACCTTCGTGCTCGCGATCGCCGCCATCCTCGGCGGGTCTGAGCTCTACCTGGACGCGGCCCTGGTCGCGGCCTTCCTCGCCTTCACCAGCACCATCGTGCTCACCCAGTTCATCGCCGGCGGCAAGGTGTTCGACGCATGA
- the mnhG gene encoding monovalent cation/H(+) antiporter subunit G, producing the protein MIAWIGLCALLLGIAITAAGVVGIYRFPDVYARLNALAKVTTMGAVLVHLSSGALLPPGQGGKAVLTALVLLLTTPVVTQAIAYLAHRQGLPNRLQRDELESDRASFGL; encoded by the coding sequence ATGATCGCCTGGATCGGCCTGTGCGCCCTGCTGCTCGGCATCGCCATCACCGCGGCGGGGGTGGTCGGCATCTACCGCTTTCCCGACGTCTACGCGCGCCTCAACGCCCTGGCCAAGGTGACGACCATGGGCGCGGTCCTGGTCCACCTCTCCTCGGGGGCCCTGCTGCCGCCCGGGCAAGGGGGGAAGGCAGTCCTGACGGCGCTCGTCCTGCTCCTGACCACTCCGGTCGTCACCCAGGCGATCGCCTACCTCGCGCACCGCCAGGGCCTGCCCAATCGCCTGCAGCGCGACGAGCTCGAAAGCGACCGGGCGAGCTTCGGGCTGTGA
- a CDS encoding acyltransferase, with the protein MKESINRHLIGMRAAGCIAVLFVHAFTGPQEPLQPLLESLNQLARFGTPLLLFISAYLMFGASGRTPFDVRRFVQRRFQYIVLPFLLVSLIQIAPFVQQRQFLKIGIHFLTGGGSHLFFVPLMIQVYALYVLLRVWGRPLDWRRLLLPSLLVSLVWSCAWLGLDVQVNRWQWLLPGWLPFVVLGALCATEPSWLPAFWRRHALPLNAALLAAAGLVAVQLHVFGPGSLSSVQREILSTSRGPAVIVYALLFIAWWVARWPQLKERELPPLIGLISSRSFGIYLVHPFVNGALSAVPAFLNAPLFLRVLLMLLASLALVCLVGALPGGSWLVGKPSPTGITPRREQVVA; encoded by the coding sequence ATGAAAGAGAGCATCAATCGTCACCTGATCGGGATGCGAGCCGCAGGCTGCATCGCCGTCCTGTTCGTGCACGCCTTCACCGGTCCGCAGGAGCCGCTGCAACCGCTCCTGGAATCGCTCAACCAGCTCGCGCGCTTCGGCACCCCGCTCCTGCTCTTCATCTCGGCCTACCTGATGTTCGGGGCTTCGGGGCGAACGCCCTTCGACGTGCGCCGCTTCGTGCAGCGGCGCTTTCAGTACATCGTGCTGCCCTTCCTTCTGGTCTCGCTGATCCAGATCGCGCCCTTCGTGCAGCAGCGACAGTTCCTCAAGATCGGCATCCATTTCCTGACGGGCGGTGGGAGCCACCTCTTCTTCGTGCCCCTGATGATCCAGGTGTACGCCTTGTACGTGCTGCTGCGCGTGTGGGGGCGGCCCCTCGACTGGCGGCGGCTCTTGCTGCCGAGCTTGCTGGTATCGCTCGTCTGGTCGTGTGCCTGGCTTGGCCTGGATGTCCAGGTGAATCGCTGGCAGTGGCTTCTGCCTGGCTGGCTTCCTTTCGTCGTCCTCGGGGCCCTCTGCGCCACCGAGCCGAGCTGGCTGCCCGCGTTCTGGCGCCGCCACGCGCTCCCCCTGAACGCTGCCTTGCTCGCGGCTGCCGGTCTCGTGGCCGTCCAACTACATGTCTTCGGTCCTGGGTCGCTTTCGAGCGTGCAGCGGGAAATCCTGTCGACCAGCCGCGGCCCGGCGGTGATCGTCTACGCCTTGTTGTTCATCGCATGGTGGGTGGCAAGGTGGCCGCAGCTAAAGGAGCGAGAGCTGCCGCCGCTCATCGGCCTCATCAGCAGCCGTTCGTTCGGCATCTACCTGGTACACCCCTTCGTGAACGGGGCCTTGTCCGCGGTCCCCGCCTTCCTGAATGCTCCGTTGTTCCTGAGGGTGTTGCTCATGCTGCTCGCCTCGCTCGCCTTGGTCTGTCTCGTCGGGGCGCTGCCCGGGGGGAGCTGGCTGGTCGGCAAGCCCAGCCCCACCGGGATCACGCCTCGGCGCGAGCAAGTGGTCGCCTGA
- the tpx gene encoding thiol peroxidase — translation MATITFKGNPIHTSGQLPPVGTTAPDFTLTRTDLGDVSLKNFAGKRVILNIFPSIDTGVCQASVRSFNASAEKLDNTVVLCVSNDLPFAHARFCGAEGLTNVVSLSGFRHHEFAERYGLTMQDGPLAGLLSRAVVVIDPQGKIVYEEQVPEIAQEPNYAAALKALA, via the coding sequence ATGGCGACCATCACCTTCAAGGGCAACCCGATCCACACGTCCGGCCAGCTCCCGCCGGTCGGCACGACGGCCCCCGACTTCACCCTGACCAGGACCGACCTCGGCGACGTCTCGCTCAAGAACTTCGCGGGCAAGCGCGTCATCCTGAACATCTTCCCGAGCATCGACACGGGCGTCTGCCAGGCGTCCGTCCGCAGCTTCAACGCCTCGGCCGAGAAGCTCGACAACACCGTCGTGCTCTGCGTGTCGAACGACCTGCCCTTCGCGCACGCGCGGTTCTGCGGCGCCGAGGGCCTCACCAACGTGGTGTCCCTGTCCGGCTTCCGTCACCACGAGTTCGCCGAGCGCTACGGCCTGACCATGCAGGACGGCCCCCTCGCCGGGCTCCTGTCGCGGGCGGTGGTCGTGATCGACCCGCAGGGCAAGATCGTCTACGAGGAGCAGGTCCCCGAGATCGCCCAGGAGCCGAACTACGCGGCCGCCCTCAAGGCCCTGGCATAA
- a CDS encoding YdeI/OmpD-associated family protein, which produces MTPPPTESLKDLPILPFASQEDWRAWLADHHARAPGVWVRLYKKGSGQPTLTYAEALDEALCYGWIDSTKNAYDAHSYLQRFSPRKARSPWSKANRGHVARLIEAGKMQPAGQQAIEEAKRNGQWDAAYDSPSQARMPEDFLALLDRHPEAKVFFEGLDKANRFALYYRIQSAKKPETRARRLAWALELMLRQEKIH; this is translated from the coding sequence ATGACCCCACCGCCGACTGAATCCCTCAAGGACCTTCCCATCCTCCCCTTCGCCTCCCAGGAAGACTGGCGCGCATGGCTCGCCGACCACCACGCCCGGGCCCCGGGCGTCTGGGTGCGCCTCTACAAGAAGGGGAGTGGGCAGCCCACCCTCACCTATGCGGAAGCCCTCGACGAGGCCCTCTGCTACGGCTGGATCGACAGCACCAAGAACGCGTACGACGCGCACAGCTACTTGCAGCGCTTCTCGCCCCGCAAGGCGCGATCGCCCTGGTCCAAGGCCAACCGGGGGCACGTCGCGCGCCTCATCGAGGCCGGCAAGATGCAGCCCGCTGGCCAGCAAGCCATCGAGGAGGCCAAGCGCAACGGCCAGTGGGACGCCGCCTACGACTCACCGAGCCAGGCGCGCATGCCGGAGGACTTCCTCGCCCTGCTCGACCGGCACCCCGAGGCCAAGGTCTTCTTCGAGGGCCTCGACAAGGCGAACCGCTTCGCCCTCTACTACCGCATCCAGTCGGCCAAGAAGCCAGAGACGCGTGCCCGGCGCCTCGCGTGGGCGCTCGAGCTGATGCTGAGGCAAGAGAAGATCCACTGA
- a CDS encoding zf-TFIIB domain-containing protein codes for MTCPACGHSLSQVPAGTIVVDACVQGCGGLWFDAFELKKVDEAHEAAGEALLSIRPAGDRASVRDEKRRCPKCAGVALFKHFASVRRRVTVDECPGCGGFWLDAGELEQIRGEFAGEAEKDHATETAIAQQVDSLAAGAIAEREENLARSQQVARMFRLICPSNYLPGKQDWGAF; via the coding sequence ATGACTTGTCCAGCTTGCGGCCATTCCCTGAGCCAGGTCCCGGCGGGGACGATCGTCGTCGATGCCTGTGTTCAGGGCTGCGGTGGGCTCTGGTTCGACGCTTTCGAGCTCAAGAAGGTGGACGAAGCCCATGAAGCCGCAGGGGAAGCCCTGCTCTCCATTCGACCGGCGGGGGATCGGGCGTCCGTTCGAGACGAGAAGCGCCGCTGCCCGAAGTGCGCCGGCGTCGCGCTCTTCAAGCACTTCGCGAGTGTCCGGCGGCGCGTGACGGTCGATGAGTGTCCGGGCTGCGGCGGCTTCTGGCTTGACGCCGGCGAGCTGGAGCAGATCCGGGGCGAGTTCGCAGGCGAGGCCGAGAAGGACCACGCCACCGAAACAGCGATCGCGCAGCAGGTCGATTCGCTGGCTGCCGGTGCGATCGCCGAGCGGGAGGAGAACCTGGCGCGATCGCAGCAGGTGGCCCGCATGTTCAGGCTGATCTGCCCGAGCAACTACCTGCCGGGCAAGCAGGACTGGGGGGCCTTCTAG
- a CDS encoding IS3 family transposase (programmed frameshift), whose amino-acid sequence MKSSRFTEEQIIRAIKEVDAGRKVADVCRELGVTDQTMYNWRRKYGGMEVSQAKQLKQLEDENRRLKLLLADATLDNQALKAALGKKLVKPAAKRRLVRYWVDNFQLSERRACGLANLAKSVWQYKSKKAVSDAPLKEQLLELARERPRFGYRRLWAMLRRQGEVVNRKRVYRVYRELGLAVRRRKRKKIAAAARVRMPAPSRSNQRWSMDFVSDGLRDGRRFRTLNIVDDYTRECLAIEVDFSLPGARVVCVLNELAATRGLPEAITIDNGPEFAGKALDEWAYEKGVSLQFIRPGKPVENAYIESFNGKFRDECLNTHVFKNMLHARALISAWRDDYNQVRPHSALGLLSPQEFNRGTARTA is encoded by the exons ATGAAATCCAGCCGTTTCACCGAAGAGCAAATCATCCGGGCGATCAAAGAGGTCGATGCAGGCCGCAAGGTGGCTGACGTCTGCCGCGAGCTCGGCGTCACCGATCAGACCATGTACAACTGGCGCCGCAAATACGGCGGCATGGAAGTCAGCCAAGCAAAGCAACTGAAGCAGCTTGAGGACGAGAATCGGCGCCTGAAGCTGCTCTTGGCGGATGCCACCCTGGACAACCAGGCGTTAAAGGCGGCCCTCGGAA AAAAACTGGTGAAGCCCGCAGCCAAGCGACGTCTCGTTCGGTACTGGGTGGATAACTTCCAGCTGAGCGAGCGCCGGGCCTGCGGGCTTGCGAATCTGGCCAAGTCGGTGTGGCAATACAAGAGCAAGAAGGCGGTCTCCGACGCGCCTCTCAAGGAGCAATTGCTGGAACTGGCTCGTGAGCGACCTCGCTTTGGCTACAGACGGCTCTGGGCGATGCTCCGGCGCCAGGGTGAGGTAGTCAATCGAAAGCGCGTCTACCGGGTCTACCGCGAACTTGGCCTGGCGGTCCGACGCCGCAAGCGCAAGAAGATCGCAGCGGCCGCCAGGGTACGGATGCCCGCTCCAAGCCGATCGAACCAGCGTTGGAGCATGGACTTCGTAAGCGATGGCTTGAGGGATGGCCGGAGGTTCCGTACGCTGAACATCGTCGACGACTACACCCGCGAGTGCCTGGCCATCGAGGTCGATTTCTCGCTACCTGGTGCGCGGGTGGTGTGCGTCCTGAACGAGTTGGCCGCCACGCGGGGCCTGCCGGAGGCCATAACGATCGACAACGGCCCCGAGTTCGCAGGTAAGGCACTGGACGAGTGGGCCTACGAGAAAGGAGTGAGCTTGCAGTTCATCCGGCCGGGCAAGCCGGTCGAGAACGCGTATATCGAGTCCTTCAACGGCAAGTTCCGGGACGAGTGCCTCAATACGCACGTCTTCAAGAACATGCTGCACGCTCGGGCGCTAATCAGCGCCTGGCGAGACGATTACAACCAGGTCAGACCTCACAGCGCCTTGGGCCTATTAAGCCCGCAGGAGTTCAACCGAGGAACCGCACGAACCGCGTGA
- a CDS encoding DUF6228 family protein translates to MTASPTLSIPPLGRNKLILSNPSFSDSLIDEFTASLEVDGLQASATIDDYLGGGLPEFFQDLAEHWQEWSGEKVWKSRDGVLQIACTSDRTGQHQMAVTLDPARLMSTPWTVKATLQIEAGQLEQISNTSRAFFAFHQ, encoded by the coding sequence ATGACCGCCTCTCCAACTCTGAGCATTCCGCCACTTGGTCGAAACAAGCTCATTCTCAGCAATCCATCATTCTCTGACAGTCTCATAGACGAGTTCACAGCCAGTCTTGAAGTGGATGGCCTGCAAGCCTCTGCAACCATCGACGACTACTTGGGCGGTGGTCTACCTGAGTTCTTCCAAGATTTGGCAGAGCACTGGCAGGAATGGTCAGGTGAAAAGGTATGGAAATCACGAGATGGCGTTCTTCAAATCGCCTGCACGTCTGATCGCACTGGTCAGCACCAAATGGCGGTCACCCTCGATCCTGCTAGATTGATGAGCACACCTTGGACGGTCAAAGCAACGCTTCAGATAGAAGCCGGGCAACTGGAGCAAATTTCAAATACTTCTCGGGCGTTTTTCGCATTCCACCAATAA